In Dolichospermum flos-aquae CCAP 1403/13F, the following proteins share a genomic window:
- a CDS encoding FG-GAP-like repeat-containing protein, which yields MFSNSFLRQTATTIVFIDASVFDYQTLQTGIVEGVEAVILSPNQNGIEEITDFLQQHPQITTIHIVSHGSPGCLYLGNGQLNLDNISKYADLLPRWQSENILLYGCNVAAGDAGEEFIRKLHEITNATISASATKTGNAALGGNWELEVNIPVTDVETFHGTSLHYLSDIVFRADTLNTYQGVFALTLVGEWDFLSYALAVTVVGNYAYAVGDTLDIIDISNPAQPIVKGSYNKLDSIFSSWLSYGAKAVQVVGNYAYVADFSSGLQIIDISNPTNPTLKSNYNTSGASRGVQVVGNYAYLADDSQLLIIDISNPTNPTLKGYYNTSGGAKDVQIAGNYAYLATGNSGLQIIDISNPTTPTFKGNYDTSGEALGVQIVGNYAYVADGNSGLQIIDISNPTTPTFKGNYNTSGEALGVQIVGNYAYVADGNSGLQIIDISNPTIPILKGNYDTSHYARDVQVVGNYAYVADGDSGLQIIDISNPTIPTLNDNYNISNYAEGVQVVGNYAYVADERSGLQIIDISNPKTPTLKSNYDTSGEARGVQIVGNYAYVADGYSGLQIIDISNPTTPTFKGNYDTSGFAISVQVVGNHAYVGDWTSGLQIIDISNPTAPTFKGNYNTSGLAKGVQVVGNYAYVADLSSGLQIIDITNPTTPTLKGNYNTSGTAFDVQVVDNYVYVADADSGLQIIDISNPTAPTFKGNYDTSGEARGVQVVGNYAYVADYYGLRIIDISNPLTPTLKGNYDTSDQPVGVQVVGNYAYVADREGGLKIIDVSDSTIPNQAPTNLLFNVAFTTATNIPGVTNPHFVKVGDFNSDGKLDLAIASYVNNNVSVLLGTGTGSFGTATTFAVGVNPGFIATGDFNGDGKLDLAVTNLNQFSSANSNISVLLGTGTGGFGTATNVAVGANPLGVTVGDFNGDGKLDLAVANVNSANVSVLLGTGTGSFGTATNFGVGVNPLGVTVADFNGDGKLDLAVTNANPGFNNVSILLGTGTGSFGTATNFAVGASPYSIAVGDFNEDGKLDLVTTNYYDNNISILLGTGTGSFGTATNFALGVNPGGVTVADFNGDGKLDLAVSGSNNISLLLGTGTGSFSSPTALTVGANSTNATGGDFNGDGKLDLVTANENNLSVLLNLTSPTNINENVAANTVLGSFITIDPDTGNTFTYSLVTGTGSTDNASFTIVGNQLKTNAVFDFETKNSYSIRVKTTDQGGLSYEKQLAINISNLPEYIAIESVGNTKLVKDESNNYFTQIGTNTPVAIKNGGQQISQDIYGSGWQTIATETVNGDNQVLWKNTDGNFLHIWHLDSNWNWVSSEGQYALSSADALTQETNFGIDANGDGIIGYAIIESAGNITFLKDAANKYFTQIGINTPIAIKNGGQQISQNIYPGWQTLAAETVSVVNLVAETVSGVNQVLWKNVAGNFLHIWHLDSNWNWVSSEGQFALNSADALTQETKFGIDANGDGVIGSGYTAIESAGNTKFVKDATNKYFTQIGTNTPIAIKNGGQQIFQDIYTGWQTLAAETVNGDNQVLWKNISGNFLHIWHLDSNWNLLSGEGQYALSSADSLTQETKFGIDANGDGKIGYAIIEASGNTTFLKDATNKYFTQIGTANPTAIKNGGQPIYQDIYSGWQTIAAENVNGDNQVLWKNTDGNFLHIWHLDSNWNWVSSEGQYALNSADGLAKETVFGIDANSDGKIGNPSSLTLTGTSGNDILIGGANSDTFNGGLGNDILYLGLNDNAVDNVNYASGDGTDTVYQFVRGVGGGGDKLNFTGIANLDVVTLGANTEVRIGDGIAANTGFGTGQLLITLSSTNGFTNADVNVNLFGSNFLFN from the coding sequence ATGTTTAGCAACTCTTTTCTCCGTCAAACCGCGACAACTATTGTTTTTATTGATGCCTCCGTTTTCGACTATCAGACCCTACAAACAGGAATTGTAGAGGGTGTAGAAGCGGTGATTCTTTCCCCAAATCAAAACGGAATTGAGGAAATTACGGACTTTTTACAACAACATCCCCAAATAACCACCATTCACATCGTTTCCCACGGTTCTCCAGGATGTTTGTATTTAGGCAATGGTCAACTGAATTTAGATAATATCAGTAAATATGCTGATTTATTGCCGCGTTGGCAAAGCGAGAACATTTTACTCTATGGCTGTAATGTCGCTGCGGGGGATGCTGGGGAAGAATTTATTCGCAAGTTACATGAGATTACCAACGCAACCATTAGCGCGTCAGCCACAAAAACGGGAAATGCAGCTTTAGGGGGAAATTGGGAGTTAGAGGTTAATATTCCCGTTACAGATGTAGAGACGTTCCATGGAACGTCTCTACATTATTTGTCGGATATTGTTTTTCGTGCAGACACCCTCAACACCTATCAGGGAGTATTTGCACTTACGTTAGTGGGAGAATGGGACTTTTTAAGCTATGCCTTGGCTGTGACAGTGGTGGGTAACTATGCCTACGCAGTAGGGGATACGTTGGATATTATTGATATTAGCAACCCTGCCCAACCTATTGTTAAGGGAAGTTACAACAAGCTTGATAGTATTTTTTCTTCTTGGTTATCTTATGGTGCTAAAGCTGTGCAAGTAGTAGGTAACTACGCTTATGTAGCTGATTTTTCTTCAGGACTGCAAATAATCGACATCAGCAACCCCACAAACCCAACCCTCAAGAGCAATTATAATACTTCGGGCGCGTCTAGAGGTGTGCAAGTAGTAGGAAACTACGCTTATTTAGCTGATGATAGTCAACTCTTAATAATAGACATCAGCAACCCCACAAACCCAACCCTCAAGGGCTATTATAATACTTCAGGCGGGGCTAAAGATGTGCAAATAGCAGGTAACTATGCCTATCTGGCTACTGGTAATTCAGGATTGCAAATCATCGACATCAGCAATCCGACAACCCCCACCTTCAAGGGCAATTATGATACTTCGGGCGAGGCTTTAGGTGTGCAAATAGTGGGCAACTACGCTTATGTAGCAGATGGTAATTCAGGACTGCAAATCATCGACATCAGCAACCCGACAACCCCCACCTTCAAGGGCAATTATAATACTTCGGGCGAGGCTTTAGGTGTGCAAATAGTGGGCAACTACGCTTATGTAGCAGATGGTAATTCAGGACTGCAAATCATCGACATCAGCAATCCAACAATCCCCATCCTCAAGGGCAATTATGATACTTCTCACTATGCTAGAGATGTGCAAGTAGTAGGTAACTACGCTTATGTAGCGGATGGTGATTCAGGACTGCAAATCATCGACATCAGCAATCCAACAATCCCCACCCTCAACGACAATTATAATATTTCTAACTATGCTGAGGGAGTGCAAGTAGTGGGTAACTACGCTTATGTAGCTGATGAAAGGTCAGGACTGCAAATCATCGACATTAGCAACCCGAAAACCCCCACCCTCAAGAGCAATTATGATACTTCTGGTGAGGCTAGAGGCGTGCAAATAGTAGGTAACTACGCTTATGTTGCTGATGGTTATTCAGGACTGCAAATAATCGACATAAGTAACCCGACAACCCCCACCTTCAAGGGGAATTATGATACTTCCGGCTTTGCTATAAGTGTGCAAGTAGTAGGTAACCACGCCTATGTAGGTGATTGGACTTCAGGACTGCAAATAATCGACATAAGTAACCCGACAGCCCCTACCTTCAAGGGCAATTATAATACTTCTGGCTTGGCTAAAGGCGTGCAAGTAGTAGGAAACTACGCTTATGTAGCTGATTTGTCTTCAGGACTGCAAATCATAGACATCACCAACCCAACAACCCCAACTCTCAAGGGTAATTATAATACTTCTGGCACTGCTTTTGATGTGCAAGTAGTAGATAACTACGTCTATGTAGCTGATGCTGATTCAGGACTGCAAATAATCGACATCAGCAACCCGACAGCCCCCACCTTCAAGGGGAATTATGATACTTCGGGCGAGGCTAGAGGTGTACAAGTAGTAGGCAACTATGCTTATGTTGCTGATTATTATGGACTGCGAATAATCGACATCAGTAACCCTTTAACTCCAACTCTCAAGGGGAATTATGATACTTCTGACCAGCCTGTGGGTGTGCAGGTAGTAGGTAATTACGCTTATGTAGCTGATCGTGAAGGTGGGTTAAAGATTATTGATGTAAGTGACTCGACTATACCAAACCAAGCACCCACCAACTTATTATTTAATGTCGCTTTCACCACAGCTACTAACATTCCTGGGGTGACTAATCCCCATTTCGTAAAGGTAGGAGACTTTAACAGCGACGGAAAACTGGACTTGGCAATAGCAAGCTATGTCAACAACAATGTTTCAGTTCTTTTGGGAACAGGCACAGGCAGCTTTGGTACTGCCACTACTTTTGCTGTGGGGGTTAATCCTGGTTTCATCGCAACGGGGGACTTCAACGGTGATGGAAAACTGGACTTAGCAGTAACAAACTTAAATCAGTTTAGTTCTGCCAATAGTAACATCTCAGTCTTGCTGGGAACAGGCACAGGCGGCTTCGGTACTGCCACTAACGTTGCTGTGGGGGCTAATCCCCTAGGAGTTACAGTAGGAGACTTTAACGGCGACGGAAAACTGGACTTGGCAGTGGCGAACGTTAACAGTGCAAATGTCTCAGTCTTGTTGGGAACAGGCACGGGCAGCTTCGGTACTGCCACTAACTTTGGTGTGGGAGTTAATCCCCTAGGAGTTACAGTAGCCGACTTTAACGGCGACGGAAAACTGGATTTAGCAGTGACGAACGCAAATCCGGGCTTTAATAACGTCTCAATTTTATTAGGAACAGGCACAGGCAGCTTCGGTACTGCCACTAACTTTGCTGTAGGGGCTAGTCCCTATAGCATTGCTGTAGGAGATTTTAACGAAGACGGAAAACTGGACTTGGTAACGACTAACTATTACGACAACAACATCTCAATTCTATTAGGAACAGGCACAGGCAGCTTCGGTACTGCCACCAATTTTGCTCTGGGAGTTAATCCCGGAGGGGTTACAGTAGCAGACTTTAACGGCGACGGAAAACTGGACTTGGCAGTGTCTGGCAGCAATAACATCTCACTGCTGTTGGGAACAGGTACAGGCAGCTTCAGTAGTCCCACTGCATTGACTGTGGGGGCTAATTCCACTAATGCAACTGGAGGAGACTTCAACGGCGACGGAAAACTGGACTTGGTAACTGCAAATGAAAATAATCTCTCAGTCCTGCTGAATCTTACCAGTCCTACCAACATAAATGAAAATGTAGCAGCTAACACAGTCCTTGGCTCTTTCATCACTATTGACCCGGATACAGGTAATACCTTCACCTACAGTCTAGTTACTGGTACAGGTTCAACCGATAACGCATCATTTACCATAGTTGGTAATCAACTCAAAACCAATGCAGTTTTCGACTTTGAAACCAAAAATAGTTATAGCATTAGAGTCAAAACCACAGACCAAGGGGGGTTAAGTTATGAAAAACAATTAGCTATTAATATTAGCAATTTACCTGAATATATTGCGATTGAATCAGTAGGTAATACTAAACTAGTCAAAGACGAATCCAACAACTACTTTACCCAAATTGGAACAAATACCCCAGTCGCTATCAAAAATGGTGGACAACAAATCTCCCAAGATATCTACGGTTCAGGATGGCAAACTATAGCCACAGAAACCGTTAATGGCGATAATCAAGTTCTGTGGAAAAATACTGATGGAAACTTCCTGCATATCTGGCATTTAGATAGTAACTGGAATTGGGTTTCTTCTGAAGGACAATACGCACTAAGTTCTGCTGATGCTTTAACTCAAGAAACTAATTTTGGCATAGATGCAAATGGTGATGGTATTATTGGCTATGCAATTATAGAATCAGCAGGTAATATCACCTTTCTGAAAGATGCAGCCAATAAATACTTTACCCAAATCGGAATAAATACCCCAATTGCTATTAAAAATGGTGGACAACAAATCTCCCAAAATATCTATCCAGGATGGCAAACTCTAGCCGCAGAAACTGTCAGTGTAGTTAATCTAGTAGCAGAAACCGTCAGTGGAGTCAATCAAGTTCTTTGGAAAAATGTGGCTGGAAACTTCCTGCATATCTGGCATTTAGATAGTAACTGGAATTGGGTTTCTTCTGAAGGACAATTCGCATTAAATTCTGCTGATGCTTTAACCCAAGAAACTAAATTTGGCATAGATGCAAATGGTGATGGTGTTATTGGCAGTGGTTACACCGCAATTGAATCAGCAGGTAATACCAAATTTGTTAAAGATGCCACCAACAAATACTTTACCCAAATCGGCACAAATACCCCAATTGCTATCAAAAATGGTGGACAACAAATCTTCCAAGATATCTACACAGGATGGCAAACTTTAGCCGCAGAAACCGTCAATGGAGATAATCAAGTTCTTTGGAAAAACATTTCTGGAAACTTCTTACATATCTGGCATTTAGATAGTAACTGGAATTTGCTTTCTGGTGAAGGACAATACGCACTAAGTTCGGCTGATTCTTTAACTCAAGAAACTAAATTTGGTATAGATGCTAATGGTGATGGCAAAATTGGCTATGCCATTATAGAAGCAAGCGGTAATACCACCTTTCTCAAAGATGCCACCAACAAATACTTTACCCAAATTGGAACAGCTAACCCAACCGCTATCAAAAATGGTGGACAACCAATCTACCAAGATATCTACTCAGGATGGCAAACTATAGCCGCAGAAAACGTTAATGGCGATAATCAAGTTCTTTGGAAAAATACTGATGGAAACTTCCTGCATATCTGGCATTTAGATAGTAACTGGAATTGGGTTTCTTCCGAAGGACAATACGCATTAAATTCTGCTGATGGTTTGGCTAAAGAAACTGTTTTTGGTATAGATGCTAATAGTGATGGTAAAATCGGTAATCCTTCTAGTCTGACTCTGACAGGAACTAGTGGTAACGATATCCTCATCGGTGGCGCAAATAGTGATACCTTCAATGGTGGTTTAGGTAACGATATCCTGTATTTAGGTTTAAATGATAATGCTGTGGATAATGTTAACTATGCTTCTGGTGATGGTACAGACACAGTTTATCAGTTTGTGCGCGGTGTCGGTGGCGGTGGCGATAAACTGAATTTTACAGGTATTGCCAATCTTGATGTGGTTACATTGGGTGCAAATACAGAAGTCCGAATTGGTGATGGTATTGCTGCTAATACTGGTTTTGGCACAGGACAGTTATTGATTACTTTATCAAGTACAAATGGTTTCACTAACGCTGATGTGAATGTTAATTTGTTTGGTAGTAACTTCCTATTTAACTAG